One Candidatus Krumholzibacteriia bacterium genomic window carries:
- a CDS encoding DoxX family protein yields the protein MEILLIAVQLFIAAAMFDVWLIRYDKPQRARGGDATTMVEEFRVYGLPDWFRNVVRVLKLLSGALLIIGLWVPIAAFVGGIALVVLMGGAIAMHAKAGDPFHKYVPATTFFLLSCFVVYVRLPEGTL from the coding sequence ATGGAGATCCTGCTCATCGCGGTCCAGCTCTTCATCGCGGCGGCGATGTTCGACGTCTGGCTGATCCGCTACGACAAGCCGCAGCGAGCACGCGGCGGAGACGCCACGACGATGGTCGAGGAGTTCCGCGTGTACGGCCTGCCCGACTGGTTCCGCAACGTCGTACGCGTGCTCAAACTGCTCAGCGGTGCTCTACTGATCATCGGGCTCTGGGTCCCGATCGCGGCATTCGTCGGCGGCATCGCGCTGGTCGTGCTCATGGGCGGCGCCATCGCCATGCACGCCAAGGCGGGCGACCCCTTCCACAAGTACGTGCCCGCGACGACCTTCTTCCTGTTGAGCTGCTTCGTGGTCTACGTCCGGCTTCCCGAGGGCACGCTCTGA